In Arthrobacter burdickii, one DNA window encodes the following:
- a CDS encoding universal stress protein has translation MSTTAVPQIVVGVDGSEQSIEALRYAQKLAPTFDATIFAVAAWDYPAADPGFMPLGSSEFSDAAREHLDKALAAAYGEDRPAGFRSTVVFNHPAKALVKASEDAVLLIVGRRGHGTFRGLLLGSVSSACVTHAHCPVLVIREAGDRKDA, from the coding sequence GTGAGCACAACAGCCGTTCCTCAGATCGTTGTCGGAGTCGACGGATCCGAGCAATCCATCGAAGCCCTGCGGTACGCCCAGAAGCTCGCCCCTACCTTCGACGCGACAATTTTCGCGGTCGCAGCGTGGGACTACCCCGCAGCCGACCCGGGATTCATGCCCCTCGGCAGCAGTGAATTCTCGGACGCCGCGCGTGAACACCTGGACAAGGCTCTCGCCGCCGCATACGGGGAGGACCGACCCGCCGGGTTCCGGAGCACGGTGGTGTTCAACCATCCGGCAAAAGCCCTCGTCAAGGCCTCGGAGGATGCCGTCTTGCTCATCGTCGGCCGGCGGGGCCATGGCACCTTCCGCGGACTTCTCCTTGGTTCCGTCAGCAGCGCCTGCGTGACCCACGCCCACTGCCCCGTCCTCGTCATCCGCGAGGCCGGTGACCGGAAGGACGCCTGA
- a CDS encoding alpha-galactosidase, translating to MLSTTPGSTTTIHLSVADTSVVVDASGPGVPAIVHWGPSLGPVSEQHLSALVASLVPQRVSGGLDVPARLSVIPQEAFGWQGTPGFTGHRQGTNIFPAFQLTSIEQADADGGREMSFTADDEDARLRATGSIRLSAAGVLHQRLSVTNTGDSDYEVRSLLAAVPLPDSAVEVLDTTGRHLRERSPQRHLLTQGTYRRESRRGRPGADATVVLAAGAPSFGFETGLVHAIHLAWSGNHQLTAEKTPAGQAFLSAAELLLPEEIVLAPGETYTAPEMLASWGHGLNQLSARFHDHVRSRPVHPSSPRPVTLNTWEAVYFDHDLERLTRLADKAAALGVERFVLDDGWFEGRRDDTSSLGDWFVDREVWPNGLTPLVDHVRALGMEFGLWFEPEMINLDSRLAADHPDWIIQAEGRLPISGRQQQVLNLANPGAYDYILECIDTILSTHDIAYIKWDHNRDLLDAADAVTGHAVVHRNVEAVYRLMRTLKDRHPGLEIESCASGGARVDLGVLDHTDRIWTSDCIDPLERLTIQKYTGLLVPPELMGMHISGPTSHSTGRTHALPFRAATAIFGHYGIEWDISKLTATETEHLKEWIDLHLQWRDVLHTGHVVHTDLPDPAMDLRGTVASDKSSALFAYSLTASSASYPPGKLTFPGLDPHRAYAVRLSSPYTALPGNGQSPLAWAEASLTGAPLALTGATLAHVGIQAPVLLPEQSILIELHATEAHPDGSRNHS from the coding sequence ATGCTCTCCACCACCCCTGGTTCGACGACGACCATCCACCTGTCAGTAGCCGACACGAGCGTGGTGGTCGACGCCTCCGGGCCCGGCGTTCCGGCGATCGTGCACTGGGGGCCATCCCTGGGACCTGTCAGCGAGCAGCATCTCTCAGCACTCGTGGCATCGCTGGTGCCGCAGCGTGTGTCCGGTGGCCTCGATGTGCCCGCCCGTCTCTCGGTCATCCCGCAGGAAGCGTTCGGCTGGCAGGGCACGCCTGGCTTCACGGGCCACCGACAGGGCACGAACATCTTTCCCGCCTTCCAGCTCACCTCGATCGAGCAGGCAGATGCCGACGGCGGCCGGGAAATGTCGTTCACAGCGGATGACGAGGATGCCCGTCTTCGTGCTACCGGGTCGATCCGCCTCAGCGCCGCCGGCGTTCTGCACCAACGGCTGTCGGTGACGAACACCGGTGATTCCGACTACGAGGTGCGATCCCTGCTGGCCGCCGTTCCGTTGCCGGATTCGGCTGTCGAGGTCCTGGACACCACCGGTCGGCACCTGCGCGAGCGGAGCCCCCAGCGCCACCTGCTCACCCAGGGAACCTACCGGAGGGAGAGCCGACGCGGCCGGCCCGGCGCCGATGCCACGGTGGTCCTGGCCGCCGGCGCCCCGTCCTTCGGCTTCGAGACAGGTCTCGTCCATGCCATTCACCTGGCCTGGAGCGGAAATCATCAACTCACCGCCGAGAAGACCCCGGCCGGTCAGGCATTCCTCAGCGCCGCGGAACTGCTCCTGCCCGAAGAGATCGTCCTCGCCCCGGGAGAGACCTACACCGCCCCGGAGATGCTCGCGTCCTGGGGCCACGGCCTCAACCAGCTCTCCGCCCGCTTCCACGACCACGTGCGGTCCCGTCCTGTCCACCCCTCATCTCCCCGCCCGGTCACGCTCAACACCTGGGAGGCCGTGTACTTCGACCACGACCTCGAACGTCTCACCCGCCTCGCGGACAAGGCCGCCGCCCTGGGCGTGGAGAGGTTCGTCCTCGATGACGGCTGGTTCGAGGGCCGCCGCGATGACACCTCCAGCCTGGGCGACTGGTTCGTGGACCGCGAGGTCTGGCCCAACGGACTCACGCCGCTCGTCGATCACGTCCGTGCCCTCGGCATGGAATTCGGGCTCTGGTTCGAACCGGAGATGATCAACCTCGACTCCAGACTCGCGGCCGACCACCCCGACTGGATCATCCAGGCCGAAGGCAGGCTGCCCATTTCCGGCAGGCAGCAGCAGGTCCTGAACCTCGCCAACCCGGGCGCGTACGACTACATCCTCGAGTGCATCGACACCATTCTGAGCACCCACGACATCGCCTACATCAAGTGGGACCACAACCGGGACCTGCTCGATGCCGCCGACGCCGTCACCGGCCACGCCGTCGTCCACAGGAACGTCGAGGCCGTGTACCGGTTGATGCGCACACTCAAGGACCGCCATCCCGGGCTGGAGATCGAAAGCTGCGCCTCAGGCGGAGCCCGCGTGGACCTCGGAGTCCTCGACCACACGGATCGCATCTGGACCAGTGACTGCATCGATCCGCTCGAGCGGTTGACCATCCAGAAGTACACCGGTCTCCTCGTACCCCCCGAACTCATGGGCATGCACATCAGCGGTCCGACGTCCCACTCCACCGGCCGGACCCACGCCCTCCCTTTCCGGGCAGCGACAGCGATCTTCGGCCATTACGGCATCGAATGGGACATCTCGAAGCTCACCGCCACCGAGACCGAGCACCTCAAGGAGTGGATCGACCTCCACCTCCAGTGGCGCGACGTCCTCCACACGGGGCACGTCGTCCACACGGACCTACCCGACCCCGCGATGGACCTGCGCGGAACAGTCGCGTCCGACAAGTCCTCTGCCCTCTTCGCCTACTCCCTCACCGCCTCCAGCGCGTCCTACCCCCCGGGGAAACTCACCTTCCCGGGCCTCGACCCGCACCGCGCCTACGCGGTTCGACTTTCCAGCCCCTACACCGCGCTCCCCGGTAACGGTCAGTCACCCCTGGCCTGGGCGGAAGCATCACTCACCGGCGCACCCCTGGCACTGACCGGAGCCACCCTCGCCCATGTCGGCATCCAGGCACCTGTCCTGTTACCGGAGCAGTCCATCCTGATCGAACTCCACGCAACCGAGGCCCACCCTGACGGCTCGAGGAACCACTCCTGA
- a CDS encoding DUF4389 domain-containing protein, with protein MSSHSTSPLPASGPARMPAGALIMVLIGALLVTIAIGVGSGGAAVAALAGLQRDNGFLSTSTERFEYDTYALTSARLENLRSTEGPVNLPAGIATLRLRATGIPAGQSVFIGVGRQADVDAYLSSVAHTELTDVRTNPFRAGYRDVTGTTAPAPPAEQTFWTESASGTGTQEITADLRTGSWAVVVMNADGSPSGAVDLQAGLRSNLFAPIGMTLFLAAALFVLVGVPLVLAGAVGLGRGLDPSRPDLRHQDRMLDGQRHRTDTGDPARDLLPYPARLTGYLQPGLSRWLWLVKWFLAIPHAVVLGLLWVACGVCTVAAAFVILFTGRYPAPLFPFVVGVFRWTWRVQFYASALGTDWYPPFTLAHVHGYPVDFQVPYPRRLHRGLVLVKWWLLALPHLLIVAGLTGAWSWTMATWAGVGPGELVRSSGPSVLGLLALVAGFALLFTGRYPTPLFDLVMGIRRWSYRVLTYVFLLRDEYPPFRLDQGPDEPEPWASHPEEQGTADVRPPAPTGSSA; from the coding sequence ATGAGTTCGCATTCCACCAGCCCCTTGCCCGCATCAGGACCCGCCCGTATGCCGGCAGGGGCACTCATCATGGTCCTCATCGGTGCCCTGCTCGTCACGATAGCGATCGGTGTCGGTTCCGGTGGTGCCGCTGTGGCTGCCCTGGCCGGCCTGCAGCGCGACAACGGCTTCCTCAGCACCTCGACCGAGCGTTTCGAGTACGACACGTACGCGCTGACCTCTGCCCGGCTCGAGAACCTGCGCAGCACGGAAGGACCCGTGAATCTTCCTGCAGGGATCGCAACCCTGCGGCTGCGGGCGACAGGCATCCCGGCAGGGCAGTCCGTCTTCATCGGTGTCGGCCGCCAAGCCGACGTCGACGCCTACCTGTCGTCGGTGGCTCATACGGAGCTGACGGACGTCCGCACCAACCCCTTCCGCGCAGGCTACCGCGATGTGACGGGAACCACTGCTCCGGCCCCGCCCGCCGAGCAGACGTTCTGGACGGAGTCGGCCTCCGGGACGGGGACGCAGGAAATCACGGCGGACCTGCGAACCGGCAGCTGGGCGGTGGTCGTGATGAACGCCGATGGAAGCCCATCCGGCGCCGTCGATCTCCAGGCCGGGTTGCGGTCGAACCTGTTCGCCCCGATCGGCATGACCTTGTTCCTGGCGGCAGCGCTGTTCGTGCTGGTCGGGGTCCCCCTCGTACTCGCCGGGGCGGTCGGGCTCGGCAGGGGGCTGGACCCGTCCAGGCCGGATCTTCGGCACCAGGATCGGATGCTCGACGGTCAACGCCATCGCACCGATACCGGCGACCCTGCACGGGATCTGCTGCCCTACCCCGCCCGACTGACGGGCTACCTGCAACCCGGGCTGTCACGGTGGCTCTGGCTGGTGAAATGGTTCCTTGCCATTCCCCACGCCGTTGTCCTCGGGCTGCTGTGGGTGGCCTGCGGGGTATGCACGGTGGCCGCCGCGTTCGTCATCCTCTTCACCGGTCGCTACCCGGCACCTCTCTTTCCTTTCGTGGTGGGCGTTTTCCGCTGGACCTGGCGGGTGCAGTTCTACGCCTCGGCACTGGGAACGGATTGGTATCCGCCCTTCACCCTTGCTCACGTCCACGGCTATCCCGTCGACTTCCAGGTCCCATACCCCCGGCGCCTCCACCGCGGCCTGGTGCTCGTGAAGTGGTGGCTGCTGGCCCTGCCGCACCTGCTGATCGTCGCGGGACTGACCGGAGCCTGGTCCTGGACCATGGCTACCTGGGCCGGCGTCGGGCCGGGCGAACTCGTTCGATCATCCGGGCCGTCAGTGCTGGGCCTGCTGGCCCTCGTCGCAGGGTTCGCACTGCTGTTCACGGGACGGTATCCCACACCGCTGTTCGACCTCGTGATGGGCATTCGCCGCTGGAGCTATCGCGTGCTGACCTACGTGTTCCTGCTCCGCGACGAATACCCGCCGTTCCGGCTGGACCAGGGACCGGACGAGCCGGAACCCTGGGCGTCACATCCGGAAGAACAGGGGACTGCGGATGTCAGGCCGCCGGCGCCCACAGGTTCCAGCGCCTAG
- a CDS encoding VIT1/CCC1 transporter family protein, whose protein sequence is MTDVSGQGSEPHNGSVMARSNWLRAGVLGANDGIVSTAATVVGVAGVTNTLAPILVAGTAAVVGGSVSMALGEYVSVSSQKDSQEALIEKERQELLDDPEGELVELAGLYEQKGLAPATARQVAVELTGHNALAAHLSAELNIDELEVVNPWHAAFASAASFAAGAVLPLLAILLLPASIRIPLTFVAVLVALAITGTISAHVGGSSRRRATARLVLGGALAMAFTLLVGTLLGTTGIA, encoded by the coding sequence GGGTCAGGGCAGTGAGCCGCACAATGGCAGCGTCATGGCCCGGTCGAACTGGCTGCGTGCCGGCGTACTGGGCGCGAACGATGGGATCGTCTCGACCGCCGCCACGGTGGTGGGTGTCGCCGGCGTGACGAACACCCTTGCGCCGATCCTGGTCGCGGGTACGGCGGCCGTCGTCGGCGGTTCGGTGTCCATGGCGCTCGGAGAGTACGTGTCGGTCAGCAGCCAGAAGGACAGCCAGGAAGCCCTGATCGAGAAGGAGCGCCAGGAGTTGCTCGATGACCCCGAGGGGGAACTGGTCGAGCTTGCCGGCCTGTACGAACAGAAGGGCCTGGCTCCAGCGACAGCCCGCCAGGTCGCGGTCGAACTGACAGGACACAATGCCCTTGCCGCCCACCTGTCGGCGGAACTGAACATCGACGAACTCGAGGTGGTGAACCCGTGGCACGCGGCGTTCGCTTCGGCGGCGTCCTTCGCGGCCGGAGCAGTCCTGCCCTTGCTGGCGATTCTCCTGCTGCCGGCAAGCATACGTATTCCCCTCACCTTCGTGGCAGTCCTCGTCGCATTGGCCATCACAGGAACCATCAGCGCCCACGTCGGTGGGAGTTCACGACGGCGCGCAACGGCCCGCCTCGTGCTCGGCGGAGCGCTGGCGATGGCTTTCACTCTCCTGGTGGGCACTCTCCTGGGAACCACAGGCATCGCCTGA